In the Lysinibacillus sp. PLM2 genome, one interval contains:
- a CDS encoding UDP-N-acetyl-D-mannosamine dehydrogenase, whose product MTKKICVVGLGYIGLPTAVMFANHGVKVHGVDVNPAAVRSIQEKQLHIEENGLQERLNKAVDEGFLTASTTPEEADVFIVAVPSPINPDKTANLEYVREATKSIVPFVKKGNLVILESTVPPKTVERIMIPELIKSDLEIGVDLFVSHSPERVIPGRIFDELVNNDRIVGGINKKSAEMTKELYETFVKGTIHLTDATTAELVKVMENTYRDVNIAFANELAKMADLLDVNIWEAIKFANYHPRVNVHFPGPGVGGHCIAVDPWFLVELGGEKAQIVHMSRNTNDSMPAFTAQKTQAILNQNKIAGAKVAVLGLAFKGNVDDMRESPSTEVIYELQKLGLDVVSYDPHIKENKHITQTQSLEEATKEADILLFLTDHNEFKEYNPLSISARNKIVFDTKNCLNREAWQEAGFKYHLLGDSKNK is encoded by the coding sequence ATGACAAAGAAAATTTGTGTTGTTGGGTTAGGGTATATTGGCTTACCAACAGCAGTTATGTTTGCAAATCACGGTGTAAAGGTGCATGGAGTGGATGTGAATCCAGCAGCCGTACGAAGCATTCAGGAAAAGCAATTACACATTGAGGAAAACGGCTTACAAGAGCGCTTAAATAAAGCGGTTGATGAAGGATTCTTAACTGCCTCTACCACACCAGAGGAAGCCGACGTGTTTATCGTTGCTGTTCCTTCACCAATCAATCCAGATAAAACAGCAAACCTTGAATACGTTCGTGAAGCTACAAAATCCATCGTTCCTTTTGTTAAAAAAGGAAACTTAGTAATCCTTGAATCAACAGTTCCACCAAAAACAGTGGAGCGTATTATGATTCCTGAATTGATCAAATCAGACCTAGAAATTGGTGTAGATTTATTTGTATCCCATTCACCAGAACGTGTTATTCCTGGTCGTATTTTCGATGAGTTAGTGAATAATGATCGTATTGTTGGAGGAATTAATAAAAAATCTGCTGAAATGACAAAAGAACTTTACGAAACTTTCGTTAAGGGAACAATCCATTTAACAGATGCAACGACTGCAGAGTTAGTAAAAGTAATGGAGAACACATATCGTGATGTAAATATTGCTTTTGCGAATGAATTAGCAAAAATGGCAGATTTATTAGACGTGAACATTTGGGAAGCCATTAAGTTTGCGAACTATCACCCACGTGTAAATGTTCATTTCCCTGGACCTGGTGTGGGGGGGCACTGTATCGCAGTAGATCCATGGTTCCTAGTAGAGCTTGGTGGAGAAAAAGCGCAAATCGTTCATATGTCTCGAAATACAAATGATAGTATGCCTGCATTCACTGCACAGAAAACACAAGCCATTTTAAACCAAAATAAAATTGCAGGTGCAAAAGTAGCAGTTCTTGGACTAGCATTTAAAGGTAATGTTGATGATATGCGTGAAAGTCCATCAACGGAAGTTATATATGAACTTCAAAAATTGGGCTTAGATGTCGTGTCATATGATCCACATATAAAGGAAAATAAACATATAACACAAACGCAAAGCTTAGAAGAAGCTACTAAAGAAGCAGATATTCTTCTATTCTTAACGGATCATAACGAGTTTAAAGAATACAATCCGTTATCAATCTCAGCGCGTAACAAAATTGTGTTCGATACGAAAAATTGCTTAAACCGTGAAGCTTGGCAAGAAGCAGGCTTCAAGTACCACTTACTTGGTGATTCTAAAAATAAATAG
- a CDS encoding acetylglucosaminyldiphosphoundecaprenol acetyl-beta-D-mannosaminyltransferase has protein sequence MKETVLGINVNTENYDELLPMIFDRIETKEKSLIVAINPEKIIKAKNDPALKKLLNEAEFQIPDGIGVILASKIQKGQITSRVTGVDMMMRLCEEAEKRQKPIFLYGGKPGIADKAAEKLKELYPSIIISGTQDGYEKDNEKVIAKINEAKPDILFVAMGSPKQENWINVNRGQLHPTIYQGVGGSFDVLAGNVKRAPEAFQKIGMEWFYRLMKEPKRIKRQIALPLFLLEVARGSKKK, from the coding sequence ATGAAAGAAACAGTACTAGGTATAAATGTAAATACAGAAAACTATGATGAACTGCTTCCCATGATTTTTGACAGAATTGAAACAAAGGAGAAATCTCTTATTGTTGCCATCAATCCTGAAAAAATAATAAAAGCAAAAAATGATCCCGCTCTAAAAAAACTGCTTAATGAAGCAGAGTTTCAAATTCCAGATGGTATAGGGGTAATCCTCGCTTCCAAGATTCAGAAAGGACAAATTACTTCACGTGTTACAGGCGTGGATATGATGATGCGCCTTTGTGAAGAGGCGGAGAAGCGACAAAAGCCTATCTTTTTATATGGAGGAAAACCGGGTATCGCTGATAAGGCTGCTGAGAAGCTAAAAGAGCTATATCCAAGTATCATTATTAGTGGCACACAAGACGGCTACGAAAAAGATAATGAAAAAGTCATTGCGAAAATAAATGAAGCAAAGCCTGATATACTATTTGTAGCGATGGGAAGTCCAAAGCAAGAAAACTGGATCAATGTAAACCGTGGTCAACTTCACCCTACGATTTATCAAGGGGTAGGAGGTTCCTTTGACGTATTAGCTGGTAATGTAAAACGTGCACCCGAAGCATTTCAGAAAATCGGTATGGAATGGTTCTATCGATTAATGAAGGAACCAAAACGAATCAAGCGACAAATTGCATTACCTCTCTTCTTATTAGAAGTGGCGCGCGGATCAAAGAAAAAGTAA
- a CDS encoding cell wall-binding protein produces MANQPKKYKKFVASAATATLVASAIVPVASAATPSDIAGNDHEQNIKDLLELGYVSGKADGSFAPNEAVTRGQVVLMLGKWAEAQGIEVPADYLEKEYFTDYPSYLTDDNKKYYALVKAAGIFEGYADGSLKPGQNISRVQMAVVLNSAYEAVTGKSLVELAGDTSDVVVNDIDAVYADYQPAVLAMKKLGITAVSNYNPSGTVTRGQFASFLNATIKAEAPAGEAGEIKSLTATGVSELTVEFDGAVDPEAVEFALTRGTTSIDVSAVNWNENNTAAVLKVDTKFVDATYTLTVNGLGEEAATATVTTTREVATSIEFLSNALTLTGKEEVVSSGDAASLVAKITFEVYNQYGEDITDNIATSKFEAELSGIKEDKIQVTDKGVITAWVDEDEDEGQEGSIELKFEDGDIEIDVDHDVVLSDESEPGEVEFLSIYNEFDEALTTDNVEDSEEYYALISLKDQYGVEIDPEDAYTNDELLDNVKDGLKIDVSDNDIFEMDEDNITILSIDGDRYFAIPLEFDTSDIAKEEVKAGENTITIKATANGFETSEVIAVEDSGDVVKIDLSSPEDVVAAEEEVKLPVYAYDQNGDLVTNVAKLNKLKTGDKITISGDDLRETDFSFEEENGQVYLVFTTPEHPDNKRSNGSEILPNESGYEDEAYELDIEIEVEDYEDSEITLNVEPKAYPATLVRLNSDVSTSIFQGTTIDFDFEDFVIEDQYGRVFEDVNGAEVELSFETNDDSEFTVTKDSTTFYVTAPSGKKSETVTFKLKSLPDSNGTAYEYSELDVTFRSVEEEEYDSYEVEAEELVYGADASIAENNYKSRVKVYGVNGNQRVLLPYGAYYIVTNSKLATFDENSKTYVYATESAVADLTTDDTSDIKSSFETAFKVVINKTGEEIAKAVTVSEDDPTATTFSITKNVSGAELTSLDITVSEAANLAETLSDLIFVNGSSDYDYEVEDQYANDTAVIDFVGDELVAEYADGTSSDKVRLTVSNVNDTDDDYTLLGNGTTKASLTDIESGSSFTLTLNIDGVTKTLKVNVE; encoded by the coding sequence ATGGCTAACCAACCAAAGAAATACAAAAAATTTGTAGCATCTGCTGCAACGGCTACTTTAGTAGCATCTGCGATCGTGCCTGTGGCATCTGCAGCAACACCTTCAGATATCGCTGGTAACGACCACGAACAAAATATTAAAGACTTACTAGAATTAGGGTACGTTTCAGGTAAAGCTGACGGTTCTTTCGCTCCAAACGAAGCTGTAACTCGTGGACAAGTAGTATTAATGCTTGGTAAATGGGCTGAAGCTCAAGGTATCGAAGTACCAGCAGACTACTTAGAAAAAGAATACTTCACAGATTACCCATCATACTTAACTGATGACAACAAAAAATACTACGCTTTAGTAAAAGCTGCTGGTATTTTCGAAGGTTATGCTGACGGTTCATTAAAACCAGGTCAAAACATCTCTCGTGTACAAATGGCAGTAGTATTAAACTCTGCTTACGAAGCTGTAACTGGTAAATCTTTAGTAGAACTTGCTGGCGACACTTCTGATGTTGTTGTAAACGACATCGACGCTGTATACGCTGATTACCAACCAGCTGTATTAGCAATGAAAAAATTAGGTATCACTGCTGTTTCTAACTACAACCCATCTGGAACGGTAACTCGTGGCCAATTCGCTTCATTCTTAAACGCTACAATCAAAGCTGAGGCTCCTGCTGGGGAAGCTGGTGAAATTAAATCATTAACAGCTACTGGCGTTAGTGAATTAACAGTTGAATTTGACGGTGCTGTTGATCCGGAAGCTGTGGAATTCGCTTTAACTCGTGGTACTACTTCAATCGATGTAAGTGCTGTTAATTGGAACGAAAATAACACAGCTGCTGTATTGAAAGTTGACACTAAATTTGTTGATGCTACTTACACTTTAACTGTAAACGGTCTAGGTGAAGAAGCTGCAACTGCAACAGTTACAACAACTCGTGAAGTTGCAACGTCTATCGAATTCCTTTCAAACGCATTAACTTTAACTGGTAAAGAAGAAGTAGTTTCTTCAGGTGATGCTGCTTCATTAGTAGCGAAAATTACTTTTGAAGTATACAACCAATATGGTGAAGATATTACTGACAACATTGCTACTTCAAAATTTGAAGCTGAATTATCAGGAATTAAAGAAGATAAAATCCAAGTTACTGATAAAGGTGTAATTACTGCTTGGGTTGATGAAGATGAAGATGAAGGTCAAGAAGGTAGCATCGAATTAAAATTCGAAGATGGTGATATTGAAATCGATGTAGACCATGATGTAGTACTTTCAGACGAAAGTGAACCGGGAGAAGTTGAATTCCTATCAATCTACAACGAATTTGATGAAGCATTAACTACTGATAACGTAGAAGATAGTGAAGAATATTATGCATTAATTTCTCTAAAAGATCAATATGGCGTTGAAATTGATCCAGAAGATGCCTATACAAATGATGAACTTCTTGATAACGTTAAAGATGGATTGAAAATTGATGTGTCAGATAATGATATTTTCGAAATGGACGAAGATAACATTACTATCCTTTCAATCGATGGCGATAGATATTTTGCAATACCATTAGAGTTTGATACTTCTGATATCGCAAAAGAAGAAGTTAAAGCTGGTGAAAATACTATAACTATTAAAGCAACTGCTAATGGTTTTGAAACTTCAGAAGTAATTGCAGTAGAAGATAGTGGAGATGTAGTTAAGATTGACCTTTCTTCTCCAGAAGATGTTGTAGCTGCTGAAGAAGAAGTAAAATTACCTGTTTATGCTTATGATCAAAATGGTGATTTAGTTACTAATGTAGCAAAATTAAACAAATTAAAAACTGGTGATAAGATTACTATTTCAGGTGATGATTTAAGAGAAACAGACTTTAGTTTCGAAGAAGAAAATGGTCAAGTTTATTTAGTATTCACTACTCCTGAACATCCTGATAATAAGCGTAGTAATGGTTCTGAAATTCTACCTAATGAATCTGGATATGAAGATGAAGCTTATGAACTAGATATCGAAATTGAAGTTGAAGATTATGAAGATTCAGAAATCACTTTAAATGTTGAACCAAAAGCTTACCCAGCGACACTTGTAAGATTAAATAGCGATGTAAGCACTTCAATTTTCCAAGGTACAACAATTGATTTTGATTTCGAAGATTTTGTAATTGAAGACCAATATGGCCGTGTATTTGAAGATGTGAACGGTGCAGAAGTAGAACTTTCATTTGAAACTAATGATGATTCTGAATTCACAGTAACAAAGGATTCAACAACATTCTATGTAACTGCTCCTAGTGGAAAGAAATCAGAAACCGTTACATTTAAATTGAAGAGCTTACCTGATAGCAATGGAACAGCTTATGAATATTCAGAATTAGATGTAACATTCCGTTCTGTTGAAGAAGAGGAATATGATTCATATGAAGTTGAAGCTGAAGAATTAGTATATGGTGCAGATGCTTCAATTGCAGAAAATAACTATAAATCTCGTGTGAAAGTTTACGGGGTAAATGGTAACCAACGAGTATTATTACCATACGGTGCATATTACATTGTTACAAATAGCAAATTAGCAACATTTGATGAAAATTCAAAAACTTATGTATACGCAACTGAGAGTGCAGTAGCTGATTTAACTACTGATGATACAAGTGATATTAAATCATCATTTGAAACTGCATTTAAAGTAGTAATTAATAAAACAGGAGAAGAAATAGCAAAAGCTGTAACAGTATCTGAAGATGATCCAACAGCTACTACTTTCTCAATTACTAAAAATGTATCTGGTGCTGAACTTACTTCATTAGATATTACTGTATCTGAGGCTGCTAATTTGGCAGAAACTTTATCAGATTTGATCTTTGTAAATGGTTCTAGTGATTATGACTATGAAGTAGAAGATCAATATGCTAATGATACAGCTGTAATTGATTTTGTTGGAGATGAACTTGTTGCAGAATATGCTGATGGAACTTCATCTGATAAAGTTCGTTTAACAGTATCTAATGTAAATGATACTGATGATGATTACACATTATTAGGAAATGGTACTACAAAAGCGTCATTAACTGATATTGAATCTGGATCATCATTCACATTAACATTAAACATTGATGGTGTAACTAAAACACTTAAAGTTAATGTTGAATAA
- a CDS encoding UDP-N-acetylglucosamine 4,6-dehydratase, whose amino-acid sequence MSYQKRIVTFFIIDSCIVISAIFISYWILNPTINIYSDKLIVLSAITLLISHHIAAYFFHLYNRMWSVASARELLTICFAVTISVVTASIIQYIINQDVYFRVMAVTWSLHIIMIGGSRFILRLLHDKESLNNTDNLKRILIVGAGQGGTILIRNLKHNPNTDFIPIGFIDDDLNKQNLKLMNVTVLGTTNDIPKIVEKNKIDEIIIAIPSLGKFGIRSIYNRCAKANIKVKIMPKIEDVITGNISVNDIKEVNIEDLLGREEVKLDMISISKNLTEKVILVTGAGGSIGSEICRQVLSFKPKKLILLGHGENSIYTINLELKEKYIESKSEIIPVIADVQDRKRIFEIIQYYQPDVIYHAAAHKHVPLMEENPIEAVKNNIFGTKNVAEAAHEFRVRNFVLISTDKAVNPTNVMGSTKRIAEMVIQNLARNSLTTFAAVRFGNVLGSRGSVVPRFKSQIANGGPVTVTHPDMTRYFMTIPEASRLVLQAGALAVGGEVFVLDMGEPVKIVDLAKNLINLSGFKEDEIKIEFSGIRPGEKMYEELLNEKEIQKEHIYPKIHVGKANCMEEYQLKVLLNELEYLDDTKLLKKKLINVANGKDWMEVEKLINEVVGK is encoded by the coding sequence ATGAGTTATCAAAAAAGAATTGTCACGTTTTTTATAATTGATTCGTGTATTGTAATCTCCGCAATCTTTATAAGTTACTGGATACTAAATCCAACGATAAACATATATTCTGATAAATTAATAGTATTAAGTGCTATTACCCTACTTATAAGTCATCATATTGCTGCCTATTTTTTTCATCTTTATAATCGCATGTGGAGTGTTGCCTCTGCTCGTGAACTTTTAACAATCTGTTTTGCAGTTACAATTTCAGTTGTAACTGCAAGCATAATACAATACATAATCAATCAAGATGTTTATTTTAGAGTAATGGCTGTTACGTGGTCTCTTCATATTATTATGATTGGTGGATCACGCTTCATCTTGCGTCTACTACATGATAAAGAATCATTAAATAATACAGATAATTTAAAAAGAATTTTAATTGTTGGTGCTGGTCAAGGCGGAACTATACTTATTCGAAACTTAAAACATAATCCTAACACAGATTTTATACCAATCGGATTTATTGATGATGATTTAAATAAGCAAAATCTAAAATTAATGAATGTTACTGTTTTAGGAACAACAAATGATATTCCTAAAATTGTTGAGAAGAATAAAATAGATGAAATCATAATCGCAATACCATCTTTAGGTAAATTTGGAATTAGGAGTATTTATAATCGCTGTGCAAAGGCAAATATAAAAGTTAAAATAATGCCAAAAATTGAAGATGTTATAACAGGTAATATATCAGTTAATGATATTAAAGAAGTAAATATTGAAGATTTACTTGGTCGTGAAGAAGTAAAACTAGATATGATTTCTATTTCTAAAAATTTAACTGAAAAAGTAATATTGGTAACAGGAGCAGGAGGATCTATTGGATCTGAAATTTGTAGGCAAGTATTATCTTTTAAGCCTAAAAAACTTATTTTATTAGGTCATGGTGAAAACTCAATTTATACAATAAATTTAGAATTGAAAGAAAAGTATATAGAAAGCAAAAGTGAAATAATACCTGTAATTGCAGATGTACAAGATCGGAAAAGAATTTTTGAAATTATTCAGTATTATCAACCAGATGTAATATACCATGCTGCAGCACATAAACACGTACCATTGATGGAAGAAAACCCGATTGAAGCAGTGAAAAATAATATATTCGGTACAAAAAATGTAGCAGAAGCAGCGCATGAATTTAGAGTTCGGAATTTTGTTTTAATTTCTACAGATAAAGCTGTTAACCCTACAAATGTAATGGGTTCAACAAAAAGAATTGCCGAAATGGTTATACAGAATTTAGCAAGAAATAGTTTAACAACTTTTGCAGCTGTTCGTTTTGGTAATGTGCTTGGTTCTCGTGGAAGTGTTGTACCAAGGTTCAAGTCGCAAATTGCTAATGGGGGACCTGTTACAGTAACACATCCAGACATGACTAGATATTTTATGACGATTCCCGAAGCGTCTCGCCTCGTTCTACAAGCAGGAGCGTTAGCAGTGGGTGGTGAGGTATTCGTACTTGATATGGGGGAACCAGTAAAAATTGTGGACTTAGCAAAAAACTTAATTAATTTATCTGGATTTAAAGAAGATGAGATAAAAATTGAATTTTCAGGTATTCGACCGGGTGAAAAAATGTATGAAGAACTTCTAAATGAAAAAGAAATTCAGAAGGAACATATTTATCCAAAAATTCATGTAGGCAAAGCGAATTGTATGGAAGAATATCAACTTAAAGTATTATTAAATGAATTAGAATATTTAGATGATACTAAATTACTAAAGAAAAAACTTATCAATGTGGCTAATGGAAAAGATTGGATGGAAGTGGAAAAATTAATTAATGAAGTGGTTGGTAAATAA
- a CDS encoding UDP-phosphate galactose phosphotransferase: MILLSPIFLLIFIFIKIDSKGPIFFKQKRVGYKKRYFYILKFRTMKIETPSDMPTHLLNNSDQYITRVGKYLRKTSLDELPQLWNVLKGEMSLIGPRPALWNQYDLIEERDKYGANDILPGLTGWAQINGRDELPIDIKAKLDGEYVEKISFMLDCKCFVKTIFSVLKSEGVVEGSRQKIEK; encoded by the coding sequence ATGATTCTGTTATCGCCTATATTCTTATTAATATTTATTTTTATAAAAATAGATTCTAAAGGTCCTATTTTCTTTAAACAAAAAAGAGTTGGGTATAAGAAAAGATATTTTTATATTTTAAAGTTTAGAACCATGAAAATCGAAACTCCCAGTGACATGCCTACCCATTTATTAAATAACTCAGATCAATATATTACAAGAGTTGGTAAGTATTTAAGGAAAACTAGTTTAGATGAATTACCCCAATTGTGGAATGTATTAAAAGGAGAAATGAGTTTAATTGGACCGAGACCTGCTCTATGGAATCAGTATGATTTAATTGAAGAACGAGATAAATATGGTGCTAATGATATTTTACCAGGTCTTACAGGTTGGGCACAAATTAATGGTAGGGATGAGTTACCCATCGATATTAAGGCAAAACTTGATGGTGAATATGTTGAAAAAATAAGCTTTATGTTGGATTGTAAATGTTTTGTAAAAACAATTTTTAGTGTTTTGAAGAGTGAAGGGGTAGTTGAAGGTAGTAGACAAAAAATAGAAAAGTAG
- a CDS encoding epimerase, with protein MLLITGITGHTGGYFLQELIKNNYNGPIRCIVRKTSDTALIDKSGLNIEKVYGDITDLNFLEKCMKGIKTVFHIINIRHTLTILKVALKHDVSRMICVHTTGIYSKFRNASSEYIEIEGQIKKIVNDSKIKMTILRPTMIYGDLCDHNMSKFIKMVDKFPIFPVINKGSCLIQPVNARDLGKAYYAVLMTDSETLKYEYNLSGHNPITMLKSFQLISKNLNKKRIFINCPLSIGVLLAKILKLSTFSKIDYIEKVQRMSEDRCFSHEDAKNDFNYQTERFEIGIEREVKQYLERRSRII; from the coding sequence ATGTTATTAATAACTGGAATTACAGGACATACTGGTGGTTATTTTTTACAAGAATTAATTAAAAATAATTATAATGGTCCAATTCGATGCATTGTTAGAAAAACTTCTGATACAGCTTTGATTGATAAAAGTGGGTTAAATATTGAAAAGGTATATGGTGATATTACAGATTTAAACTTTCTTGAAAAGTGTATGAAGGGAATAAAAACAGTTTTTCATATAATTAATATTAGACACACATTAACAATTTTAAAAGTAGCTCTCAAACATGATGTTTCTAGAATGATTTGTGTACATACAACTGGAATATATTCTAAATTTAGAAACGCTTCTTCAGAATATATTGAAATAGAAGGACAAATTAAAAAAATAGTAAATGATTCTAAAATAAAAATGACCATATTAAGACCAACAATGATATATGGTGATTTATGTGATCATAATATGAGTAAATTTATTAAAATGGTTGATAAATTCCCTATTTTCCCTGTAATTAATAAAGGGTCTTGTTTAATTCAACCAGTTAATGCAAGAGACTTAGGAAAGGCTTATTATGCAGTTTTAATGACAGATTCTGAGACTTTAAAGTATGAATATAATTTATCTGGACATAATCCGATAACGATGCTTAAATCATTTCAACTGATAAGTAAAAATTTGAATAAAAAGAGAATATTTATTAATTGCCCTTTATCAATCGGTGTCTTACTTGCTAAGATTTTAAAGTTAAGTACATTTAGTAAAATAGATTATATTGAAAAAGTTCAACGTATGAGTGAAGATAGATGTTTCTCTCATGAAGATGCTAAAAATGACTTTAATTATCAGACTGAGCGTTTTGAAATAGGAATTGAGAGGGAAGTAAAACAATACTTAGAAAGAAGAAGTAGAATTATATGA